In Chitinibacter sp. SCUT-21, a single genomic region encodes these proteins:
- a CDS encoding SemiSWEET transporter, whose product MSPQIIEYIGLAAGTLTTISFVPQVWQVWKSKSAKDISLGMYSIFVTGVALWLGYGLLVGSAPVYLANTVALILAGAVLVMKIVFDRKEKQGKE is encoded by the coding sequence ATGAGCCCGCAAATTATCGAATACATTGGCCTTGCCGCAGGCACCTTAACGACAATTTCGTTTGTGCCGCAAGTATGGCAAGTGTGGAAAAGCAAATCGGCCAAAGATATTTCGCTCGGCATGTACAGCATTTTTGTCACGGGCGTTGCACTTTGGTTGGGGTATGGGCTGCTAGTTGGCTCTGCGCCTGTGTATCTGGCCAATACTGTTGCTTTGATTTTGGCGGGAGCGGTGTTGGTGATGAAAATTGTCTTTGATCGCAAAGAAAAGCAGGGCAAAGAATGA
- a CDS encoding PHP domain-containing protein, with amino-acid sequence MTPVDLHCHSNISDGLLPPDEVVRKAHARGCQLFALTDHDDTRGLALAKSTADELGMQFINGVEISVSWGKHTLHVVGLGFDANNQALLDGLAYVRSGRTERAERMAAALEKLGIEGILEGARRHADNPEMISRSHFARFLIETGRCKDMKSVFKKFMVRGKPGFVEHEWARLHDAIDWIRGAGGVAVLAHPGRYDMGNETMRVLLTEFKRLGGEAIEVVSGSHGHADVGRFNHLAKEFGYLCSSGTDYHATGEGAREPGMNADLPIGCEPVWMRWAPDLKPIVANATL; translated from the coding sequence ATGACGCCGGTTGACTTGCATTGCCATTCGAATATCTCCGATGGTTTATTGCCGCCCGATGAAGTGGTGCGCAAAGCGCATGCGCGCGGCTGCCAGTTGTTTGCGCTGACCGATCACGACGACACGCGGGGTTTGGCGCTGGCCAAGTCGACGGCGGATGAGTTGGGTATGCAGTTTATCAACGGCGTTGAGATTTCGGTCAGCTGGGGCAAGCACACCTTGCACGTCGTCGGCCTTGGTTTTGACGCGAATAATCAGGCTTTGCTCGATGGTTTAGCGTATGTGCGCTCTGGCCGCACCGAACGCGCCGAGCGAATGGCGGCGGCGCTGGAAAAACTCGGTATCGAAGGTATCTTAGAAGGCGCACGCCGCCATGCGGATAACCCAGAAATGATCAGCCGTTCACACTTTGCGCGCTTTTTGATCGAAACCGGCCGTTGCAAAGACATGAAATCGGTGTTCAAAAAATTTATGGTGCGCGGCAAGCCCGGCTTTGTTGAGCACGAGTGGGCGCGTTTACACGATGCGATTGACTGGATTCGCGGTGCGGGCGGCGTGGCGGTGTTGGCGCACCCAGGTCGTTACGATATGGGCAATGAAACGATGCGCGTGTTGTTGACCGAATTTAAACGCTTGGGCGGCGAGGCGATTGAAGTCGTCTCCGGCAGTCACGGCCATGCCGATGTGGGGCGCTTTAATCATTTGGCCAAAGAATTCGGCTATCTTTGCTCTAGCGGCACCGATTACCACGCCACCGGCGAAGGCGCGCGCGAGCCGGGTATGAACGCCGATTTGCCGATTGGCTGCGAGCCAGTTTGGATGCGTTGGGCGCCCGATTTAAAACCGATTGTGGCCAACGCCACGCTTTAA
- a CDS encoding L-threonylcarbamoyladenylate synthase, producing MSQFFSIHAENPQARLIKQAVEIIRKGGLIVYPTDSCYALGCALDNKDGLERIRRIRQLDDKHHFTLACSDLSQLGTYAKVDNRTFRMLKAATPGSYTFILQATKEVPRRVSHPKKQTVGLRVPEHAVALALLEELGEPMLSTTLLLPDEEYPMTDAWEIRDRLERDVDLVIEGGYCGTDPTTVVDLSDDYPQVLREGKGPLTPFGL from the coding sequence ATGTCTCAGTTTTTCTCAATTCACGCCGAAAACCCGCAAGCGCGCTTGATTAAGCAGGCGGTCGAAATTATCCGCAAGGGCGGTTTGATTGTGTACCCCACCGATTCTTGCTACGCCTTGGGTTGCGCGCTGGATAATAAAGACGGGTTGGAGCGCATTCGTCGCATTCGTCAGCTCGACGATAAACATCATTTTACGTTGGCGTGCAGCGATCTCTCGCAATTGGGCACGTATGCCAAAGTTGATAATCGCACTTTCCGCATGCTCAAAGCGGCTACACCCGGCAGCTACACCTTTATTTTGCAAGCGACCAAAGAAGTACCGCGCCGCGTTTCGCATCCGAAAAAACAAACCGTCGGTTTGCGCGTGCCTGAGCATGCGGTGGCCTTGGCTTTGTTAGAGGAATTGGGCGAGCCGATGTTGTCGACCACCTTGCTGTTGCCCGATGAAGAATACCCGATGACCGACGCGTGGGAGATTCGGGATCGACTGGAGCGTGACGTCGATTTGGTGATTGAGGGCGGTTATTGCGGTACCGATCCAACGACGGTGGTTGATTTATCCGATGATTACCCGCAAGTACTCCGTGAGGGCAAAGGCCCGTTAACGCCGTTTGGTTTGTAA
- a CDS encoding site-2 protease family protein, translating into MELNLIQNIAVWALPVLFAITVHEAAHAYAAKRFGDPTAFLMGRMTFNPLKHIDPIGTIVLPLICVLLPGGFLFGYAKPVPVNFNALRNPKRDMRWVAAAGPLANLAMAVFWALLLRLAMGPMDGNSFQLPLALMAQAGIQINVVLMVLNLLPLPPLDGGRILVSLLPNHLAYKVSRIEPYGFFILIGLLVTGLLSTILSPFMHAVMSLVSIVL; encoded by the coding sequence ATGGAACTCAATCTGATTCAAAATATCGCCGTTTGGGCCTTGCCGGTGCTGTTTGCCATTACGGTACACGAAGCCGCCCACGCGTATGCGGCTAAGCGCTTTGGCGATCCGACCGCATTTTTAATGGGACGGATGACGTTTAATCCACTGAAACACATCGACCCGATTGGGACGATTGTCTTGCCGCTGATTTGTGTGCTGTTGCCAGGTGGCTTTTTATTTGGCTATGCCAAGCCAGTGCCGGTGAACTTTAACGCGCTACGCAACCCTAAGCGCGATATGCGCTGGGTGGCGGCGGCTGGCCCTTTGGCGAATTTGGCGATGGCGGTGTTCTGGGCGTTGCTGTTGCGCCTTGCAATGGGGCCTATGGATGGCAATAGCTTCCAATTACCATTGGCTTTAATGGCACAAGCGGGTATTCAGATCAATGTGGTGCTGATGGTGCTCAATTTGCTACCTTTGCCGCCACTCGATGGTGGGCGGATTTTGGTGTCGCTGTTGCCCAATCATTTAGCGTATAAAGTTTCGCGCATCGAACCCTATGGCTTTTTTATCTTGATCGGCCTGTTGGTGACGGGTTTGCTAAGCACCATTTTAAGCCCGTTTATGCATGCGGTGATGAGCTTGGTCAGCATTGTTTTATAA